In Esox lucius isolate fEsoLuc1 chromosome 6, fEsoLuc1.pri, whole genome shotgun sequence, the following proteins share a genomic window:
- the LOC105009474 gene encoding class II histocompatibility antigen, B-L beta chain, producing the protein MSKLINYYIDMLLLFFCLTELVDSLVEDFGYVDAWCRIRSRDLHDLEYILEHHINKQMVAQYNSTTERWKGYTEYGEMSAKLWNNDPDEVPRRTLEKNVLCTLNAPVIYDNVEAFMVPPNVTLRQDGPPSNPSLVCSVRYFYPKDITVTWLRNGQEVTSDVTTTGQLANGFWSYQIHSHWKYTPTAGDRITCMVEHFSLSEPKLYDWDPSLPESERRKIVIGACVLMLGSVFLAAGLVFRNRSTEWPMETTGAVNYATISG; encoded by the exons ATGTCTAAGCTAATTAACTACTACATTGACATGTTGCTCCTGTTCTTTTGTCTGACCGAATTAG TCGATTCTTTAGTCGAAGATTTCGGGTATGTTGATGCTTGGTGCAGGATCCGATCCAGAGATTTACATGACCTGGAGTACATTTTAGAGCATCATATCAACAAGCAGATGGTGGCTCAATACAACAGCACTACAGAGAG GTGGAAAGGATACACAGAGTATGGAGAGATGTCTGCAAAATTATGGAACAACGATCCTGATGAGGTCCCCCGGAGGACGTTGGAAAAGAATGTGTTATGTACGCTAAACGCACCTGTGATCTATGACAACGTAGAAGCATTTATGG TTCCACCAAACGTGACTTTGAGGCAAGATGGGCCGCCAAGCAACCCCAGCCTCGTGTGTAGCGTCCGTTACTTCTATCCTAAAGACATCACAGTTACCTGGCTGAGGAACGGACAGGAAGTGACCTCAGATGTGACCACCACGGGCCAACTGGCCAACGGGTTCTGGAGTTACCAGATCCACTCCCACTGGAAGTACACTCCCACTGCAGGAGACCGAATCACCTGTATGGTGGAGCACTTCAGCCTATCCGAGCCCAAACTGTATGACTGGG aCCCCTCCCTTCCTGAGTCTGAGAGGAGGAAGATTGTCATTGGAGCTTGTGTACTGATGTTAGGGTCGGTCTTCCTAGCAGCTGGACTTGTTTTCCGGAACAGATCTACTG